One genomic window of Acidobacteriota bacterium includes the following:
- a CDS encoding succinylglutamate desuccinylase/aspartoacylase family protein: MNLWNLESLESGISGISGILNLWNLEYLESGISGILNLWNLESAAPVILTAKSAKIMLMSAVAPQVDKPEVLPGGHLLFEYCGDESGPTLIVFGSVHGNEAGGVRAIGRACAKLRPIVSKLRGRVVLLAGNTRAYRQGIRFIDSDLNRHFTLERIAQNRKNPGPLNEDTEQIELLAILDRVIADARNEVYAMDFHSTSAEVYRSQRSATRSAIERSHRNFP; this comes from the coding sequence TTGAATCTCTGGAATCTTGAATCTCTGGAATCTGGAATATCTGGAATATCTGGAATCTTGAATCTCTGGAATCTGGAATATCTGGAATCTGGAATATCTGGAATCTTGAATCTCTGGAATCTTGAATCCGCCGCGCCCGTGATTTTGACGGCGAAAAGTGCGAAAATAATGTTGATGTCAGCCGTTGCGCCTCAAGTCGATAAACCGGAAGTTTTGCCCGGCGGTCATCTTTTGTTCGAATACTGCGGCGACGAGTCGGGGCCGACTTTGATCGTCTTTGGCAGCGTTCACGGAAATGAAGCCGGCGGCGTCCGCGCCATCGGGCGCGCCTGCGCCAAATTGCGGCCGATTGTCTCGAAACTCCGCGGCCGGGTCGTCCTTCTGGCCGGCAACACCCGCGCATACCGCCAGGGCATACGATTCATCGACTCCGACCTGAATCGCCATTTCACGCTTGAACGAATAGCCCAAAACCGGAAGAATCCTGGCCCGCTCAACGAAGACACCGAACAAATCGAACTGCTCGCGATCCTCGACCGCGTCATCGCAGATGCCCGCAACGAGGTTTACGCGATGGATTTTCATTCAACCTCCGCCGAGGTGTACCGTTCGCAACGGTCGGCGACACGCTCCGCAATCGAACGTTCGCACAGAAATTTCCCGTGA